A section of the Pseudomonas fluorescens genome encodes:
- a CDS encoding ABC transporter substrate-binding protein: MKAIRALLAASLTTLGLSMVAAPVTAAQAPIHFADLNWESGSLITEVLRFIVEKGYGLPTDTLPGTTITLETALAKNDIQVIGEEWAGRSPVWVKAEAEGKVVGLGDTVKGATEGWWVPEYVIKGDPAKGIAALAPELRSVKDLARYKDVFKDPETPGKGRFLNSPIGWTSEVVNKQKLKAYGLDDSYVNFRSGSGAALDAEIASSIRRGKPILFYYWSPTPLMGRYKLIQLEEPPFDAEAWKTLTDAGNPNPQPTRSLASKLSIGVSTPFQQQYPQIAQFFEKVDFPIGPLNQALATMSEKHTPPREVAQAFLKEHPQVWKAWLTEDVAAKVEASLK, from the coding sequence GGCCTGTCGATGGTGGCCGCACCGGTAACGGCTGCCCAGGCGCCCATTCACTTTGCCGACCTGAATTGGGAAAGTGGCAGCCTGATCACCGAAGTACTGCGGTTTATCGTCGAGAAAGGCTACGGCCTGCCCACCGACACCCTGCCTGGTACCACCATCACCCTGGAAACCGCCCTGGCCAAAAATGACATCCAGGTGATTGGCGAGGAATGGGCGGGACGCAGCCCGGTGTGGGTCAAGGCTGAAGCTGAAGGTAAGGTGGTGGGCCTGGGCGATACCGTCAAGGGCGCAACCGAAGGCTGGTGGGTGCCGGAGTACGTGATCAAGGGCGACCCGGCCAAGGGCATCGCGGCGCTGGCTCCCGAGCTGCGCAGCGTAAAGGACCTGGCGCGCTACAAGGATGTGTTCAAGGACCCGGAAACTCCCGGCAAGGGGCGCTTTCTCAATAGCCCAATTGGCTGGACCTCGGAAGTGGTCAATAAGCAGAAGCTCAAGGCTTACGGCCTGGATGACAGCTACGTCAACTTTCGCAGCGGTTCAGGTGCTGCGCTGGATGCCGAGATTGCTTCGTCGATCCGCCGTGGCAAGCCGATCCTGTTCTATTACTGGTCACCGACCCCACTGATGGGGCGCTACAAGTTGATCCAGCTGGAGGAGCCGCCGTTCGACGCCGAGGCCTGGAAGACCCTGACCGATGCCGGCAACCCCAACCCCCAGCCTACGCGTTCGTTGGCGTCCAAGTTGAGTATTGGCGTTTCCACGCCATTCCAGCAGCAGTATCCGCAGATTGCGCAGTTCTTTGAGAAGGTCGACTTTCCCATTGGCCCGCTCAATCAAGCCCTGGCAACGATGAGCGAGAAACACACCCCGCCCCGTGAAGTGGCGCAGGCGTTTCTCAAGGAGCATCCGCAGGTCTGGAAGGCATGGCTCACGGAGGATGTGGCCGCAAAGGTCGAAGCCAGCCTCAAGTAA
- a CDS encoding TonB-dependent receptor has translation MKHLPLLAGLCGCLPFSTWALELAPTTIDGTATNEPGLALDQSSGMASRLGLSVRETPASISIADRNDIERRGAKTFQDAANTLPGVNASAPPGFGGFVSYRGFTSSQITQMFNGINVAGGLARPVDAWIYDRVELVGGPSSLINGAGSVGGSLNYVTKLATREERAVEGQINYGSYDTTGIALGLNHALTEPGAEVQHYARLDVSRNTNHTHIDRQQRDAWSVAFSLLSDLTPNLSHTLALEYQDEHEDSPYWGTPVLNPKAGELKIDRHNRFNNYNVADGLYEQRTIWARSIIDYRINDSTSLRNTLYHLDSQRDYRNLETYQYNADNSLVNRSTAYQVRHQGKQKGNQFELRHESSVFGLATTWSGGFEYKVNSTTNSPMIVPGKNAVDPNNYNPGRFYDLPGTQPGFIKDKTNEVTTKALFVENRLGLTDELSLLTGLRYDAIDLDVTSHRDNLGNVKRRWEPVTGRVGLTYQFIPSANVYVQYSTAAEQPTSTTQVFDVSTGKQWEVGSKFDYLDGRGSATVAAYRIERKDFAVTDPQDPTRSIAVGAQSSKGIELASSLRITPKLLAEGNFAWVDAQYDDFNEKIASGAVVSRKGNTPTNVPKRVGNLWLTYDITPAWQGGVDARYVAQVYADNANTMTVPAYTLFGTFLTYKVDQHTSITGRVRNLTNEVYAQFVQVSPAYYLGSPRTFELAVQTKF, from the coding sequence ATGAAACATTTACCTCTCTTGGCGGGCCTGTGCGGCTGCCTGCCTTTCAGCACCTGGGCCCTTGAGCTGGCCCCCACCACCATTGACGGCACAGCCACCAACGAACCGGGCCTGGCCCTGGACCAATCCAGCGGCATGGCCTCGCGCCTGGGGCTGAGCGTGCGGGAAACCCCGGCCTCGATCAGCATCGCCGACCGCAACGATATCGAGCGCCGAGGCGCCAAGACCTTCCAGGATGCAGCCAACACCCTGCCCGGGGTCAACGCCAGTGCGCCGCCGGGGTTTGGCGGATTTGTCTCCTACCGGGGCTTTACCAGCAGCCAGATCACCCAGATGTTCAATGGCATCAACGTCGCCGGTGGCCTGGCACGGCCGGTGGATGCATGGATTTATGACCGGGTCGAACTGGTTGGCGGGCCTTCTTCGCTGATCAATGGCGCCGGCTCCGTGGGCGGCTCGCTGAACTACGTGACCAAACTGGCCACCCGCGAGGAGCGGGCCGTGGAAGGTCAGATCAACTATGGCAGCTACGACACCACCGGTATCGCCCTGGGCCTCAACCATGCCCTGACCGAGCCTGGTGCCGAGGTCCAGCACTACGCGCGCCTGGATGTCAGCCGCAATACCAACCATACCCATATCGACCGCCAGCAACGCGATGCCTGGAGCGTGGCTTTTTCCCTGCTCAGTGACCTGACGCCCAACCTGTCCCACACCCTGGCCCTGGAATACCAGGATGAGCACGAGGACAGCCCGTACTGGGGCACCCCGGTGCTCAATCCCAAGGCCGGCGAGTTGAAGATCGACCGGCACAACCGCTTCAACAACTACAACGTTGCCGATGGCCTCTACGAACAACGCACGATCTGGGCCCGCTCGATCATCGACTACCGGATCAACGACAGCACCAGCCTGCGCAATACCCTCTATCACCTGGACAGCCAGCGCGACTACCGCAACCTGGAGACCTACCAGTACAACGCCGACAATAGCCTGGTGAACCGTTCGACGGCCTATCAGGTGCGCCATCAGGGTAAACAGAAGGGCAACCAGTTCGAGCTACGCCATGAAAGCAGTGTGTTCGGCCTGGCCACCACCTGGTCCGGCGGTTTCGAATACAAGGTCAACAGCACCACCAACAGCCCGATGATCGTGCCCGGCAAGAACGCGGTGGACCCGAACAACTACAACCCCGGGCGCTTCTACGACCTGCCCGGCACCCAGCCTGGCTTTATCAAGGACAAGACCAACGAAGTGACGACCAAGGCGCTGTTTGTGGAGAACCGCCTGGGCCTGACCGACGAACTTTCGCTGCTGACCGGCCTGCGCTATGACGCCATCGACCTGGATGTGACCAGCCACCGCGACAACCTGGGTAACGTCAAGCGCCGTTGGGAACCGGTCACCGGGCGCGTCGGCCTGACCTACCAGTTCATCCCATCGGCCAATGTCTATGTGCAATACAGCACGGCAGCCGAACAGCCCACCAGTACCACCCAGGTGTTTGATGTCTCCACCGGCAAGCAATGGGAAGTGGGCAGCAAGTTCGATTACCTGGACGGTCGCGGTTCAGCCACCGTTGCCGCCTACCGGATCGAGCGCAAGGACTTCGCCGTGACCGACCCACAGGACCCTACCCGCAGTATTGCGGTGGGCGCACAGTCGTCCAAGGGCATCGAACTGGCCAGTTCGCTGCGCATAACCCCCAAGCTGCTGGCGGAAGGCAACTTCGCCTGGGTCGATGCGCAATACGATGACTTCAACGAGAAAATCGCCAGCGGCGCAGTGGTGTCGCGCAAGGGCAATACACCGACCAACGTGCCGAAGCGGGTGGGTAACCTGTGGCTGACCTATGACATCACCCCCGCCTGGCAAGGCGGCGTGGATGCGCGCTATGTGGCACAGGTGTATGCCGACAATGCCAATACCATGACGGTGCCGGCGTATACCTTGTTCGGCACGTTCCTGACCTACAAGGTCGATCAACATACCTCGATAACAGGCCGGGTGCGCAACCTGACCAATGAGGTGTACGCGCAGTTTGTGCAGGTGTCGCCGGCCTATTACCTGGGGTCGCCGCGCACCTTCGAGCTGGCAGTGCAGACCAAGTTCTAG
- a CDS encoding DUF2946 domain-containing protein, with protein sequence MKLARADRSLIAWMLYGCVLFNVFACSIGHGQMVGMQLNGISGQFCTVDPRTQAPAPVNTGDESLPTLSKAFGCPLCSTGGMGPALNSSLNVAVLPQPHAPPPAVVATADIPTRVTWPAANPRAPPAYA encoded by the coding sequence ATGAAACTCGCCCGTGCCGACCGCTCATTGATTGCCTGGATGCTCTATGGCTGCGTCCTGTTCAATGTGTTCGCCTGCAGTATTGGTCATGGGCAAATGGTCGGCATGCAGCTCAACGGCATCAGCGGCCAGTTCTGTACGGTGGACCCTCGCACCCAGGCGCCAGCCCCTGTAAACACGGGCGATGAGTCACTGCCCACGCTGTCCAAGGCCTTCGGTTGCCCGCTGTGCTCCACCGGTGGCATGGGCCCGGCGCTCAACTCCAGCCTTAACGTCGCGGTACTGCCACAGCCTCACGCTCCGCCGCCCGCCGTGGTGGCCACAGCTGACATTCCCACCCGCGTCACCTGGCCTGCGGCTAATCCGCGCGCCCCACCTGCCTACGCCTGA